The Oscillospiraceae bacterium genome contains the following window.
CATATCCCTCTTTCTCTGCATTTTCGGCAAATTCTGCAGCCTGAACGGGAGTTCTGTGTGCTGACATTACTCTTATTGTAAAATCAATATTAAATTCCTTTAAAATTTTCAAACCTTTTTTTACAACAGGAAAATCACTGTCGCTTCCGATTATAATCGCTACTTTTTTCAATTATATCATCCTTTCATCAATATATAATTTTATAAAAATTTTCACTTTTTTTCAATAGGTTAAATGAAAAAATATATTTTTTAGTATTTTTAAATAGTTTAACGCTATTAAATCAAGAAAATCTGTGCGTTTATTTTATCTTTCTGGACTGTTACAATTGAATAAGTCCCTTTTTTAGAATATCTTCTGTTCAGGCAACCGGGATTAACAACTAAAATATTCCCCATATAAGTAACAAGAGGCATATGTGTATGCCCAAAAAGAACAATATCTGCTTTCCTCTCTTTTGCCGCATTATATAAATACGAAAGACCGTTTTTTACACCGTAATGATGTCCGTGGCAAGCAAATATTCTTTTACCTTCAAATTCTACATTTTGCTCGTTAAGTGCTTGAAAATAATCGTTGTTTCCACTTACGAAATAAAAATATTCTTTATCAAAAGCTTCTCTTATTTTTTGAGCATCGCTTACTAAATCTCCCAAATGAAAAACAATATCGGGATTATGCTTTTTTATAATTTCCACAGCGTCTTGTGTTTCTCCGTGAGTATCTGAAATTACAAGAATATTCATATGTATCTATCACTCTTTTTTTAAATGTGAATATAATGTTTATGAACAACATATGCTTAATTAGGAGGAATAACAATGGCAAACGAAGATTTCACAGCAAAATTTATAAAGGAAATCAAAGAGAAGAACGGCAACAGCATCAAAGAAATAGAAAAAGCTTTCGGAGGTAATTCCTCAGGAATCAGCTCACTTTTGAAAGATGAGCAAGCTCTACAACAGCTTCTTTCGAAGCTATCCGAAAATGATTTAAATAAAATCAAACAGCTTTTTGATAACCCCGCTCTTTTAAAAATGATTTTAAACAGTGAAAAAGGTAAAAACATTTTTCAAGGAATTATAAAAGACAATAAGTAAGTTGTTTTCATTTTATATCAATGTCTTATTCGGCTCACGGTAAGATAATTGTTTTTAAAAAGCGTGAGCGGAAAGGCTTATTTTATTATGGATGATTTCTCGTCAAAAATTTCAGAGCTGTTAAGCAATCCCGAAAGCT
Protein-coding sequences here:
- a CDS encoding metallophosphoesterase, with protein sequence MNILVISDTHGETQDAVEIIKKHNPDIVFHLGDLVSDAQKIREAFDKEYFYFVSGNNDYFQALNEQNVEFEGKRIFACHGHHYGVKNGLSYLYNAAKERKADIVLFGHTHMPLVTYMGNILVVNPGCLNRRYSKKGTYSIVTVQKDKINAQIFLI